In Bacillus sp. KH172YL63, one genomic interval encodes:
- the serS gene encoding serine--tRNA ligase: MLDIKYLRSNLEDVKARLQHRGENLEDFSKFEELDKRRRELLVESENLKSKRNDVSQQIAVLKKEKKDAQDMIVEMREVGAMVKKLDDELRGIEEELERMLLSIPNIPHESVPVGETEDDNVEARKWGEIRDFDFEAQPHWDIATGLGILDFERAAKVTGSRFVFYKGLGARLERALINFMMDLHMDEHGYTEMIPPFLVNRASMTGTGQLPKFEEDAFRIESEDYFLVPTAEVPVTNYHRDEILKGEELPVSYVAYSANFRSEAGSAGRDTRGLIRQHQFNKVELVRFVKPEDSYNELEKLTGHAEKVLQLLGLPYRVLSMCTADLGFTAAKKYDIEVWIPSYGTYREISSCSNFESFQARRANIRFRREAKGKPEHVHTLNGSGLAIGRTVAAILENYQQEDGSVIVPEALRPYMGGVEVIKG, from the coding sequence ATGTTAGACATTAAGTATTTACGAAGCAATCTCGAAGACGTGAAGGCACGTCTTCAGCATCGAGGTGAAAATCTGGAGGACTTCAGTAAATTCGAGGAACTTGATAAAAGAAGAAGAGAACTGCTTGTTGAAAGTGAAAATTTAAAGAGCAAGCGTAACGACGTGTCTCAACAGATTGCCGTACTGAAGAAAGAGAAAAAAGATGCGCAGGACATGATTGTTGAAATGCGTGAAGTCGGCGCGATGGTGAAAAAGCTCGATGATGAATTGCGTGGCATTGAAGAAGAACTGGAGCGTATGCTGCTTTCTATCCCGAACATTCCTCATGAATCTGTCCCTGTCGGTGAAACGGAAGATGATAATGTAGAGGCACGCAAATGGGGAGAAATCCGTGATTTCGATTTTGAAGCACAGCCCCACTGGGATATCGCGACGGGTCTTGGGATTCTTGACTTCGAGCGTGCCGCCAAAGTGACGGGAAGCCGTTTTGTATTCTACAAAGGGTTAGGTGCAAGACTTGAAAGAGCCCTTATCAACTTCATGATGGACCTGCACATGGATGAGCACGGCTACACAGAAATGATCCCGCCATTCCTTGTGAACCGTGCGAGCATGACTGGAACCGGTCAACTTCCTAAGTTCGAGGAAGATGCGTTCAGAATCGAAAGCGAAGATTACTTCCTTGTTCCGACAGCTGAAGTACCTGTCACAAACTATCACCGAGATGAGATCCTGAAAGGTGAAGAACTTCCGGTGAGCTATGTGGCGTACAGTGCCAACTTCCGTTCTGAAGCGGGATCTGCCGGCCGTGATACACGGGGATTGATCCGTCAGCATCAATTTAACAAAGTAGAGCTTGTCCGCTTTGTAAAGCCTGAGGATTCTTATAATGAGCTTGAGAAATTGACTGGTCATGCTGAGAAAGTCCTTCAGCTGCTCGGCCTGCCTTACCGCGTATTATCAATGTGCACTGCGGACCTCGGCTTCACTGCAGCGAAGAAGTATGACATCGAAGTATGGATCCCAAGCTACGGCACATACCGTGAGATTTCTTCTTGCTCTAACTTTGAAAGCTTCCAGGCAAGACGTGCGAACATCCGCTTCAGAAGAGAGGCGAAAGGGAAACCTGAACACGTTCACACGCTGAATGGATCTGGATTGGCAATCGGCCGTACCGTAGCGGCTATTTTAGAAAACTACCAGCAGGAAGACGGTTCTGTCATCGTCCCTGAAGCTCTTCGTCCATACATGGGTGGAGTGGAAGTCATCAAAGGATAA
- the pdxT gene encoding pyridoxal 5'-phosphate synthase glutaminase subunit PdxT produces MLNIGVLGLQGAVREHVRSIEASGAKATVIKRVEQLDEIQGLIMPGGESTTMRRLIDRYGFMEPLRQFAADGKPIFGTCAGLILLAKHIVGYDTPHLGVMDVTVERNSFGRQKESFEADLSIAHVGEGFNAVFIRAPHIVEAGEDVEILAKHNGRIVLARHGQFLGCSFHPELTDDHRLTAFFVDMVKESMEKTIA; encoded by the coding sequence ATGTTGAACATCGGTGTATTAGGACTTCAGGGTGCCGTCAGGGAGCATGTTCGGTCAATCGAAGCTTCCGGTGCCAAAGCAACTGTCATTAAGCGGGTAGAGCAGCTGGATGAGATTCAGGGGCTGATTATGCCTGGCGGGGAAAGTACGACGATGAGAAGGCTGATTGATCGTTACGGCTTCATGGAGCCGCTGCGGCAATTCGCTGCAGACGGGAAGCCGATCTTCGGTACGTGTGCAGGTCTTATCCTGTTGGCAAAGCATATCGTCGGGTATGATACGCCTCACCTTGGTGTGATGGACGTAACGGTGGAACGGAACTCCTTTGGGCGTCAGAAGGAAAGCTTTGAAGCGGACCTTTCCATTGCCCACGTCGGGGAAGGGTTCAACGCGGTCTTCATCCGTGCCCCGCATATAGTGGAAGCTGGAGAAGATGTTGAGATCCTCGCCAAGCATAATGGACGGATTGTCCTTGCCCGTCATGGACAGTTCCTCGGTTGTTCTTTCCATCCAGAGCTGACGGATGATCATCGCCTGACGGCTTTCTTCGTGGACATGGTAAAAGAAAGTATGGAAAAAACAATCGCATAA
- the guaB gene encoding IMP dehydrogenase, which produces MWDSKFAKEGLTFDDVLLLPAKSEVLPKDVNISVELTDSIKLNVPVISAGMDTVTEADMAIAMARQGGLGIIHKNMSIEQQAEQVDKVKRSESGVISDPFFLTPDHQVFAAEHLMGKYRISGVPIVNNEQEQKLVGILTNRDLRFIQDYSIQISDVMTKEDLVTAPVGTTLDEAEKILQQYKIEKLPLIDENGTLKGLITIKDIEKVIEFPNSAKDDQGRLLVGAAVGISKDTLTRVEHLVKAHVDVIVIDTAHGHSAGVLSIVREIREAYPTLNIVAGNVATAEATRELIEAGADVVKVGIGPGSICTTRVVAGVGVPQITAIYDCATEARKHGKSIIADGGIKYSGDIVKALASGGHAVMLGSLLAGTSESPGETEIFQGRRFKVYRGMGSVSSMEKGSKDRYFQEEAKKFVPEGIEGRIPYKGPLADTLYQLIGGLRSGMGYCGTKDLYELREKAQFIKMTGAGLRESHPHDVQITKEAPNYSL; this is translated from the coding sequence ATGTGGGATTCTAAATTTGCTAAAGAAGGTTTAACGTTTGATGATGTTTTATTGTTACCGGCAAAATCAGAGGTGCTTCCAAAGGATGTCAATATCTCTGTTGAATTAACGGACTCGATCAAGTTGAATGTTCCTGTGATTAGTGCGGGAATGGATACGGTGACCGAAGCCGACATGGCGATTGCAATGGCTCGACAAGGTGGACTGGGTATCATCCACAAGAACATGAGTATTGAACAGCAGGCTGAGCAGGTTGATAAAGTAAAACGTTCCGAAAGTGGCGTCATCTCAGATCCATTCTTCTTGACTCCAGATCATCAAGTGTTTGCAGCAGAGCATTTGATGGGCAAATATAGAATTTCCGGTGTTCCAATCGTGAACAACGAGCAAGAACAGAAGCTGGTTGGGATTCTGACCAACCGTGATCTTCGATTCATTCAGGACTACTCCATCCAGATCTCGGATGTGATGACGAAAGAAGATCTTGTGACGGCTCCAGTCGGCACGACCCTAGATGAAGCGGAAAAAATTCTTCAGCAGTACAAAATCGAAAAACTTCCTTTGATTGATGAAAATGGAACGTTAAAAGGTCTAATCACGATCAAAGATATTGAGAAAGTCATCGAGTTCCCGAACTCCGCCAAGGATGATCAAGGGAGACTGCTTGTTGGTGCAGCTGTAGGGATTTCAAAAGACACACTCACACGTGTAGAGCATTTAGTGAAAGCCCATGTGGATGTGATCGTGATCGATACGGCTCACGGCCATTCTGCCGGTGTACTGTCTATTGTTCGTGAAATCCGTGAAGCTTATCCAACGCTCAATATCGTAGCAGGGAATGTGGCAACGGCAGAGGCGACGAGGGAATTGATCGAAGCCGGTGCAGATGTGGTCAAAGTCGGTATCGGACCTGGTTCAATCTGTACGACACGCGTTGTGGCAGGTGTAGGTGTTCCTCAGATCACAGCCATTTATGACTGTGCAACAGAGGCAAGGAAGCACGGGAAAAGCATCATCGCCGATGGCGGCATTAAATATTCCGGTGACATCGTGAAAGCACTTGCTTCAGGCGGACATGCGGTCATGCTTGGAAGCTTATTGGCAGGTACCTCTGAAAGCCCGGGCGAAACAGAGATCTTCCAGGGTCGACGCTTCAAGGTGTACAGAGGAATGGGCTCGGTCAGCTCCATGGAAAAAGGATCGAAAGACCGTTACTTCCAGGAAGAAGCGAAGAAGTTTGTCCCGGAAGGAATCGAAGGGCGCATCCCTTACAAAGGACCTTTGGCCGATACATTGTATCAGCTGATCGGCGGTTTACGTTCCGGAATGGGTTATTGCGGAACGAAAGATCTTTACGAGCTGAGAGAAAAAGCACAGTTCATCAAAATGACCGGTGCCGGACTTCGTGAAAGTCATCCACATGACGTTCAAATCACGAAAGAAGCACCAAACTACTCATTGTAA
- the gyrA gene encoding DNA gyrase subunit A, which translates to MAEAPRSNVKEINISSEMRSSFLDYAMSVIVSRALPDARDGLKPVHRRILYAMNDLGMTSDKAYKKSARIVGEVIGKYHPHGDSAVYDTMVRMAQDFNYRYMLVDGHGNFGSVDGDAAAAMRYTEARMSKISMELIRDINKDTIDYKDNYDGTEREPEVLPARFPNLLVNGSSGIAVGMATNIPPHNLGEVIDGILALSKDEDITIQELMEYIYGPDFPTAGLIVGRSGIRRAYETGKGSITMRARVEIEQKSNGKETIIVHQIPYQVNKARLIEKIADLVRDKKIDGITDLRDESDRNGMRIVIEVRKDANANVLLNNLYKQTALQTSFGINLLALVNGQPKVLNLKECLYHYLQHQRVVIRRRTEFELRKAEARAHILEGLRIALDHIDEIIALIRGSQTTELAKQGLMEKFSLSDKQAQAILDMRLQRLTGLEREKIEEEYQELVKLIAELKAILADDEKVLEIIREELIEIKERFNDERRSEIVAGGIENIEDEDLIPRENIVVSLTHNGYIKRLPVSTYRSQKRGGRGIQGMGTNDEDFVENLLTTSTHDTILFFTNKGKAYRAKGYEIPEFSRTAKGLPIINLLGVEKDEWINAMIRVEEFVDDWYLFFTTKQGISKRTPVSDFANIRTNGLIAINLRENDELISVKLTDGEKDMIIGTKNGMLIRFPETDVRSMGRTATGVKGINLSGDDIVVGMEILEEKDDVLVVTEKGYGKRTPASEYRIQTRGGKGLKTCNITERNGELVSVKAVTGEEDLMIITAHGVLIRMDVNDISTTGRNTQGVKLIRLQDSEFVSTVAKVEKEDEEETEQPVESVEGTEQPAAEDSTAPEETNDDTNE; encoded by the coding sequence ATGGCAGAAGCACCAAGATCGAATGTGAAAGAGATTAATATTAGCAGTGAAATGCGCTCATCTTTCCTGGACTATGCGATGAGTGTCATCGTTTCCCGTGCCCTACCTGATGCACGTGACGGCCTTAAGCCCGTCCATCGCCGTATTTTGTACGCGATGAATGATCTGGGTATGACATCTGATAAAGCGTATAAGAAATCCGCCCGTATCGTCGGTGAAGTAATCGGTAAGTATCACCCGCATGGTGACTCTGCCGTTTATGACACAATGGTCCGTATGGCACAGGACTTCAACTATCGTTACATGCTCGTTGACGGCCACGGTAACTTCGGTTCTGTGGATGGCGACGCAGCAGCTGCGATGCGTTATACAGAAGCACGTATGTCTAAGATTTCGATGGAACTGATTCGCGATATCAATAAAGACACGATTGACTATAAAGATAACTATGACGGTACGGAAAGAGAGCCGGAAGTATTGCCGGCCAGATTCCCGAACTTGTTAGTGAACGGTTCTTCAGGGATTGCTGTCGGTATGGCTACCAATATCCCTCCACACAATCTTGGAGAGGTCATCGACGGAATCCTTGCGCTGAGTAAGGACGAGGATATTACCATCCAAGAGCTGATGGAATATATCTACGGACCTGACTTCCCTACTGCCGGCCTCATTGTGGGCAGAAGCGGGATCCGCCGTGCCTATGAAACTGGAAAAGGTTCCATCACGATGCGCGCCCGTGTGGAAATCGAACAAAAGAGCAATGGAAAAGAAACGATCATCGTCCATCAGATCCCTTATCAGGTGAATAAAGCGAGATTGATTGAAAAGATTGCGGACCTTGTCCGTGATAAGAAAATCGATGGAATCACAGATTTACGGGATGAATCGGACCGTAATGGTATGCGGATCGTCATCGAAGTAAGAAAAGATGCCAATGCAAATGTCTTACTTAATAATCTGTACAAACAAACAGCCCTGCAAACAAGCTTCGGGATCAACCTGCTTGCGCTTGTGAATGGACAGCCGAAAGTATTGAACCTGAAAGAATGCCTGTATCATTACTTACAGCATCAACGGGTCGTCATCCGCCGCAGAACGGAATTCGAACTGCGAAAAGCAGAAGCAAGGGCACACATCCTGGAAGGTTTGCGGATCGCATTGGATCATATCGATGAAATTATTGCCCTGATCCGTGGATCACAAACAACGGAACTTGCCAAGCAAGGCCTGATGGAGAAGTTCTCCCTTTCTGACAAACAGGCTCAAGCTATTCTTGACATGCGTCTTCAACGTTTAACCGGCTTGGAGCGGGAAAAGATTGAAGAAGAATATCAAGAGTTGGTCAAGCTGATTGCAGAATTGAAAGCGATCCTTGCAGATGATGAAAAGGTCCTTGAAATCATCCGTGAAGAGCTGATTGAAATCAAAGAGCGCTTCAACGATGAAAGAAGATCTGAAATTGTTGCAGGTGGCATTGAAAATATTGAGGACGAAGACTTGATCCCAAGGGAAAACATCGTCGTCTCCCTTACTCATAATGGATACATCAAACGTCTCCCTGTCTCGACCTACCGCAGCCAAAAGCGTGGAGGAAGAGGAATCCAGGGGATGGGTACGAATGATGAAGATTTCGTCGAGAACTTATTGACAACATCAACCCATGACACCATTCTATTCTTTACAAACAAAGGGAAAGCATACCGTGCGAAAGGATATGAAATCCCAGAGTTCAGCAGGACAGCCAAAGGGCTTCCAATCATCAACCTGCTCGGTGTAGAGAAAGATGAATGGATCAATGCGATGATCCGCGTCGAGGAATTCGTGGACGACTGGTACCTGTTCTTTACAACGAAACAAGGTATTTCCAAACGGACCCCAGTCTCAGATTTCGCCAACATCCGGACGAACGGCTTAATTGCCATCAACCTTCGTGAAAACGACGAGCTCATTTCCGTCAAACTGACCGATGGAGAGAAAGATATGATCATCGGTACGAAAAACGGCATGCTCATCCGATTCCCTGAAACAGATGTCCGTTCAATGGGACGAACTGCTACAGGGGTGAAGGGGATCAACCTGAGCGGCGATGACATCGTTGTCGGGATGGAAATCCTTGAAGAAAAAGACGATGTGCTTGTCGTCACGGAAAAAGGTTACGGTAAACGTACGCCGGCAAGCGAATACCGGATTCAGACACGGGGCGGTAAAGGATTGAAAACATGTAACATCACCGAACGTAATGGAGAACTTGTCTCTGTTAAAGCTGTTACAGGTGAAGAAGACCTCATGATCATCACCGCCCATGGCGTCCTGATCCGTATGGACGTGAATGACATTTCAACAACCGGCCGTAATACCCAAGGGGTAAAACTGATCCGCCTTCAAGACAGCGAATTTGTTTCAACCGTAGCCAAAGTCGAAAAAGAAGATGAAGAAGAGACGGAGCAACCGGTGGAATCTGTTGAAGGAACCGAGCAGCCAGCAGCAGAAGACAGCACGGCTCCAGAAGAAACAAACGACGATACCAATGAATAA
- a CDS encoding glutathione peroxidase, giving the protein MTTIYDFSVKRSNGSVTSLKEYEGQVMLIVNTASKCGFTPQFEELQGLYEEYKEDGLVVLGFPCDQFMNQEFDDQNEIIEFCQVNYGVSFPMFAKVDVKGKEAHPLFTFLTKEKKGVLLSNIKWNFTKFLVGRDGEVVDRYSPQTNPRKIEDDIKRLLQE; this is encoded by the coding sequence ATGACGACAATTTATGATTTCAGTGTAAAAAGATCGAATGGGTCTGTCACGTCCCTTAAGGAGTATGAGGGGCAAGTGATGCTTATTGTGAACACTGCCAGCAAGTGCGGGTTTACACCTCAATTTGAGGAACTGCAGGGCTTGTATGAAGAGTATAAGGAAGACGGGCTTGTTGTCCTTGGGTTTCCTTGTGATCAATTCATGAATCAGGAGTTTGATGACCAGAATGAAATTATTGAATTTTGTCAGGTGAATTATGGGGTGTCTTTCCCGATGTTTGCGAAGGTGGACGTGAAAGGTAAAGAAGCGCATCCGTTGTTTACGTTTTTGACGAAGGAGAAGAAGGGTGTGCTTCTTTCCAATATTAAATGGAATTTCACCAAGTTTCTTGTTGGCAGGGATGGAGAGGTAGTGGATCGTTATTCGCCGCAGACGAATCCGCGGAAGATTGAGGACGATATTAAGAGACTTCTTCAGGAATAG
- a CDS encoding D-alanyl-D-alanine carboxypeptidase family protein — translation MMVFMMAMGMVQKPANAQGDLDVNAKAAILVEASTGKILYEKNAENAQGIASMTKMMTEYLLLEAVAEGKVKWDQKYRVPANLSQMSHNTGLSNVSLEDEGTYTIKDLYEAMAIYSANAATIAIAETIAGSEASFVKMMNDKAKELGLEKYKFVNSTGLNNKDLAPYADKVVGGPEEENVMSAKDVATLAYRLIQDYPEVLETSSIPKKVFAEGTEHPTQMDNWNWMLPGLIREYEGMDGLKTGTTDFAGANFTGTAERDGMRFITVVMDVEVQPGENSYDARFSETRKMMDHAFNNYTIEEVLPADYQVKGQKTLPVEKGKEKKVEIKTESSLNMVIKNGEEDQYKPKFVLDKKKLNEDNELTAPVKKGETVGYVTLESKDKQDLGYLTDKGTNASKVSLIAVDDVEKANWFVLSMRAVGGFFGDIWHSITSTVKGWF, via the coding sequence ATGATGGTTTTTATGATGGCAATGGGCATGGTGCAGAAGCCTGCAAATGCTCAAGGTGACTTGGACGTTAACGCAAAAGCTGCGATTTTAGTAGAGGCAAGTACGGGTAAGATTCTTTATGAGAAGAATGCTGAAAATGCGCAAGGCATTGCAAGTATGACGAAAATGATGACGGAATACCTTTTACTGGAGGCTGTGGCAGAAGGTAAGGTGAAATGGGACCAGAAGTATAGAGTGCCGGCAAACCTTTCTCAAATGTCACATAATACTGGTCTTAGTAATGTTAGCCTTGAAGATGAAGGTACTTATACGATTAAAGATTTGTATGAAGCGATGGCAATTTATTCTGCCAATGCAGCAACAATAGCGATTGCTGAAACAATTGCAGGATCAGAAGCAAGCTTCGTTAAAATGATGAACGATAAAGCCAAAGAACTTGGCCTGGAAAAATATAAATTTGTAAACTCTACAGGTTTGAATAACAAAGACTTGGCACCTTATGCAGATAAGGTGGTAGGTGGTCCAGAAGAGGAAAATGTGATGTCTGCAAAAGACGTTGCTACTCTAGCGTATCGTTTGATTCAGGATTACCCTGAAGTGCTGGAGACTTCCAGTATTCCTAAAAAGGTATTTGCTGAAGGAACTGAACATCCTACTCAAATGGATAACTGGAACTGGATGCTGCCTGGATTGATCCGTGAATATGAAGGGATGGACGGTTTAAAAACCGGAACCACTGATTTTGCGGGGGCTAATTTTACAGGAACAGCTGAAAGAGATGGGATGAGATTCATTACGGTAGTCATGGACGTTGAAGTCCAGCCAGGTGAAAATTCTTACGATGCACGCTTCAGTGAAACAAGAAAAATGATGGATCATGCCTTTAACAACTATACAATCGAGGAAGTGCTTCCAGCCGATTATCAAGTCAAAGGGCAAAAAACCCTACCTGTTGAAAAAGGGAAAGAAAAAAAGGTTGAAATCAAAACTGAATCATCATTAAACATGGTGATAAAAAACGGTGAAGAAGATCAGTACAAACCGAAATTTGTTCTGGATAAGAAAAAACTGAACGAGGATAATGAGTTGACAGCTCCAGTGAAAAAAGGAGAAACAGTGGGGTATGTCACATTAGAATCGAAAGATAAGCAAGATCTTGGCTATCTTACTGATAAAGGAACAAACGCATCTAAAGTATCTCTGATCGCAGTAGATGATGTTGAAAAAGCAAACTGGTTCGTCCTTTCCATGAGAGCTGTGGGAGGTTTCTTCGGAGACATTTGGCATTCGATCACCTCTACGGTCAAAGGCTGGTTCTGA
- the pdxS gene encoding pyridoxal 5'-phosphate synthase lyase subunit PdxS, whose product MKTGTDRVKRGMAEMQKGGVIMDVINAEQAKIAEAAGAVAVMALERVPADIRAAGGVARMADPRIVEEVMGAVTIPVMAKARIGHIVEAKVLESMGVDYLDESEVLTPADEEYHLNKRDFTVPFVCGCRDLGEAARRIGEGASMLRTKGEPGTGNIVEAVRHMRKVNAQVRKLVSMNEDEIMTEAKLLGAPYELLLEIKENGRLPVVNFAAGGIATPADAALMMELGADGVFVGSGIFKSENPEKFARAIVEATTHYQDYKLIAELSKELGVAMKGVEISSILPENRMQDRGW is encoded by the coding sequence ATGAAGACTGGTACAGATCGTGTAAAAAGAGGTATGGCTGAAATGCAAAAAGGTGGCGTCATCATGGACGTTATCAATGCAGAGCAGGCGAAGATTGCTGAAGCTGCAGGTGCGGTTGCGGTAATGGCTTTAGAACGTGTTCCAGCGGACATCCGTGCTGCAGGTGGAGTGGCAAGAATGGCAGATCCTCGCATTGTTGAAGAAGTAATGGGTGCGGTGACAATCCCTGTTATGGCAAAAGCACGTATCGGACATATCGTTGAAGCAAAAGTACTTGAGTCAATGGGTGTTGATTACCTGGATGAAAGTGAAGTATTGACTCCTGCAGATGAAGAGTACCATTTAAATAAGAGAGATTTCACTGTTCCATTCGTATGTGGATGCCGTGATTTAGGTGAAGCTGCCCGTCGTATCGGTGAAGGTGCTTCAATGCTTCGTACTAAGGGTGAGCCAGGAACGGGTAATATCGTTGAAGCGGTTCGTCATATGCGTAAGGTGAATGCTCAGGTCCGCAAGCTTGTCAGCATGAATGAAGATGAAATCATGACGGAAGCGAAGCTGCTTGGCGCTCCTTATGAATTATTATTAGAAATCAAAGAAAACGGTCGTTTACCTGTTGTAAACTTTGCTGCAGGCGGAATTGCGACACCGGCTGATGCGGCTCTTATGATGGAATTGGGCGCTGACGGCGTATTCGTAGGTTCAGGTATCTTCAAATCAGAAAATCCTGAGAAATTTGCAAGAGCGATTGTAGAAGCGACGACTCACTACCAGGATTACAAGCTGATTGCAGAGCTTTCCAAAGAGCTGGGTGTAGCGATGAAGGGTGTAGAAATTTCTTCTATCCTTCCTGAAAACCGTATGCAAGACCGTGGATGGTAA
- a CDS encoding YaaC family protein, with protein MHTTQHHWSFIHYFQSAEYTQHFLKKCYTQLGLDQAEMKSYDNCYPFMYYLEQGELYYKQAIQSPLSLKPILLFYGYIHFIKAIVLTEDPSYPETTTVLAHGITSRKRKKQHYKFLQDEVKVQKNGLFSHFSSLVFHVKEIIGEKYKMEDLLVQIPELGEAFHILLRKQTMFPFNPRQELTVDDALLSHFHMSENLFKQYLNEKLSDTASWHQGNILQLTGGKEQLPVRWDLSNNLLALPGIRNTASNIPEVLIHYAILYNLSMIARYETEWWVELLKNRTNEDYPIITTFIDVTSEKSPYLLIKLLKDKT; from the coding sequence TTGCATACCACCCAGCATCACTGGAGCTTCATCCATTATTTTCAATCGGCCGAATACACGCAGCATTTCTTGAAAAAGTGCTACACTCAACTCGGGCTCGATCAAGCCGAAATGAAAAGTTATGACAACTGTTATCCATTCATGTACTACCTTGAGCAGGGGGAGCTGTATTACAAGCAGGCCATTCAATCGCCATTATCGCTCAAACCCATCCTGCTTTTTTATGGATACATCCATTTCATCAAAGCCATCGTGCTCACAGAAGATCCATCGTATCCGGAAACGACCACCGTCCTTGCCCACGGGATCACTTCCCGAAAAAGAAAAAAGCAGCACTATAAATTTTTGCAGGATGAAGTGAAGGTCCAGAAGAATGGACTGTTTTCCCATTTCTCCAGTCTCGTCTTTCACGTAAAAGAAATCATAGGGGAAAAATATAAAATGGAAGATCTGCTCGTTCAAATACCCGAGCTAGGGGAAGCATTTCACATCCTGCTGAGAAAGCAGACCATGTTCCCATTCAATCCCCGACAAGAACTCACTGTCGATGATGCGCTGCTCTCCCACTTTCATATGTCGGAAAACTTATTTAAACAGTATTTAAATGAAAAACTGTCAGACACTGCCTCCTGGCACCAAGGCAACATCCTGCAGCTGACGGGTGGAAAAGAACAGCTGCCGGTGAGATGGGACCTGTCGAACAACCTGCTCGCACTCCCCGGCATCCGGAATACTGCTTCGAACATCCCGGAAGTGTTGATCCACTACGCCATCCTTTACAACCTAAGCATGATCGCCCGGTATGAAACCGAATGGTGGGTGGAACTATTGAAAAACCGTACGAACGAAGACTATCCGATCATCACGACCTTTATCGACGTCACATCAGAGAAGTCCCCCTACCTACTGATCAAATTACTGAAAGATAAAACATAG
- a CDS encoding HD-GYP domain-containing protein, with protein MKVHASEIQTGCIVAEDVMGLAASPIIPKNTVIEEEHLGILQAFHITELVIEKTKADGNPFRQPFNSDHTDDSDDSNPHESDSFIELYLKTIAEFKKEFMNWQSGTAVNVARVRELILPVIQAVELNHSYVYALHHYSTKKDYLYHHAVSVSIISALIGKKLGLHSGQVNQVALAGALADCGMAKVSPHILNKEQPLTENEFMEVKLHTANGYKMVKDTPLLKAETKLAIFQHHERFDGSGYPTSEKNERIHLYSQIVGVADVFHAMSSERIYRRKQPIFKVLDMISKDLFGKFDIKVVNGLLEILGDLRAGTTVRLSTGEYGEVMYTKPNAHTKPIIKIKNTDQLVDLSQQKDTYISEVFI; from the coding sequence TTGAAGGTACATGCTTCAGAAATACAAACAGGATGCATCGTAGCTGAGGACGTCATGGGTTTGGCGGCAAGTCCGATCATTCCAAAGAATACGGTGATCGAAGAAGAGCACCTGGGTATTCTTCAGGCGTTTCACATAACCGAACTGGTGATAGAGAAAACGAAAGCCGACGGAAATCCATTCAGGCAGCCCTTTAATTCCGATCATACGGACGATTCCGATGACAGTAATCCCCACGAGTCAGATAGTTTCATAGAACTATATTTAAAAACCATTGCCGAGTTCAAAAAAGAATTCATGAACTGGCAATCAGGAACGGCCGTCAATGTAGCGAGAGTGAGAGAGTTGATTCTCCCGGTCATCCAGGCTGTGGAACTGAATCATTCCTATGTCTATGCCCTTCACCACTATTCAACGAAGAAAGACTATCTCTACCATCATGCCGTATCGGTCAGCATCATCAGTGCGCTGATAGGGAAGAAACTGGGCCTTCATTCCGGTCAGGTGAATCAAGTTGCCTTGGCAGGTGCCCTTGCAGACTGTGGGATGGCAAAGGTGAGCCCTCATATTTTGAACAAAGAGCAGCCCCTGACGGAAAATGAGTTCATGGAAGTGAAGCTCCATACTGCCAACGGATATAAGATGGTAAAGGATACGCCTTTATTGAAAGCAGAAACAAAGCTTGCGATTTTTCAACATCATGAGCGGTTTGACGGCAGCGGCTATCCGACATCTGAAAAGAATGAGCGGATCCACCTCTACTCCCAGATCGTCGGTGTGGCAGATGTCTTCCATGCGATGTCATCCGAGCGTATATATAGAAGAAAGCAGCCGATCTTCAAAGTGCTGGATATGATCAGTAAAGATTTATTCGGTAAATTCGATATCAAAGTCGTCAATGGCCTCCTCGAAATACTGGGGGACTTACGTGCAGGGACAACTGTGAGACTATCAACTGGCGAGTATGGGGAAGTCATGTATACAAAACCGAACGCCCACACAAAGCCGATCATCAAGATCAAAAATACGGATCAATTGGTAGATTTATCGCAGCAAAAAGATACCTATATTTCCGAAGTGTTCATATAA